A portion of the Novosphingobium sp. KA1 genome contains these proteins:
- a CDS encoding S9 family peptidase, producing the protein MTTRLTFRAGLAGLLLATTAFAPSAVYAAEPQKSAPAMQNSLTFERVFASPSLDGPAPREVKISPDGRWLTLLRNRSDDRERYDLWGYERETGEWRMLVDSLKLGSGRELSEAEKMQRERKRVGSLKGIVSYSWSKDGKAILVPLDGDLWLATLDGSVRRLTDSPEDELNAALSPKGRYVSFVRDQRLYVGPLSGEAPKPVTPEESAKTVHWGEAEFVAQEEMDRFAGYWWSPEESRIAVERFDEAPVGVVTRAAIGAEGTKVFEQRYPAAGTPNALVSLHLMNPDGSGLVKVDLGSDPDIYLARVDWAPDGRTLYVQREDRAQSRIDMLAVDPATGRSRVLFTENAPKGSWVNLSSNYRFLKDGSLVWWSERDGFGHLYRFRDGKFSQLTSGRWVVTGLVGVDEAKGRIYFTGTRDSVLAPQLYALDLARPGTPERLTDPGFVNAAVASADATLFYVTRSSSTQPAQSYVADGSGKRLAWVEENRVEGAHPYAPYLAAHRETTFGTIKADDGSDLHWLMITPKMEPGKHYPVFFEHYGGPHAQTVSKGWLGALPQAIVAKGYIYFRLDNRGSANRGVAFESQIRNAMGTVEVADQRAGAKYLKSLPFVDPAKIATYGWSYGGYMTLKMLESDPGLYAAGISGAPVTKWELYDTSYTERYLGDPRQQPEVYRAADAIENAPKIADPLLLMHGMADDNVVFENSTALIAKMQASSTQFEMMLYPGQTHSAVRGSTARHVWETIFAFLGRHGVKPE; encoded by the coding sequence GTGACCACGCGTTTGACGTTCCGGGCGGGGCTGGCCGGCCTGCTGCTGGCGACGACCGCTTTTGCCCCTTCCGCCGTTTATGCGGCCGAGCCCCAGAAGAGTGCGCCCGCCATGCAGAACAGCCTGACATTCGAACGCGTTTTCGCCAGCCCCTCGCTCGACGGCCCGGCCCCGCGCGAGGTGAAGATCTCGCCCGACGGCCGCTGGCTGACCTTGCTGCGCAACCGCAGCGACGACCGCGAGCGCTACGACCTGTGGGGCTACGAGCGCGAGACCGGCGAATGGCGGATGCTGGTCGATTCGCTCAAGCTCGGCTCGGGCCGCGAGCTGTCCGAGGCGGAGAAGATGCAGCGCGAGCGCAAGCGCGTCGGCAGCCTTAAAGGGATTGTCAGCTACAGCTGGAGCAAGGACGGCAAGGCGATCCTGGTGCCCCTCGACGGCGATCTCTGGCTCGCCACCCTCGACGGTTCGGTGCGCCGCCTGACCGATTCGCCCGAGGACGAGCTCAACGCCGCGCTCAGCCCCAAGGGCCGCTACGTCTCGTTCGTGCGCGACCAGCGGCTCTATGTCGGCCCGCTGTCGGGCGAGGCGCCCAAGCCGGTGACGCCTGAGGAATCCGCGAAAACCGTCCATTGGGGCGAGGCGGAATTCGTCGCCCAGGAAGAAATGGACCGCTTCGCGGGCTACTGGTGGAGCCCGGAGGAAAGCCGCATCGCGGTGGAGCGCTTCGACGAGGCGCCGGTCGGCGTCGTCACCCGCGCCGCGATCGGCGCGGAAGGCACCAAGGTCTTCGAGCAGCGCTATCCCGCCGCCGGCACCCCCAACGCGCTGGTCTCGCTGCACCTGATGAACCCCGATGGTTCGGGGCTGGTGAAGGTCGACCTCGGCAGCGATCCCGACATCTACCTTGCCCGCGTGGACTGGGCGCCCGACGGCCGCACGCTCTACGTCCAGCGCGAGGACCGCGCGCAGAGCCGGATCGACATGCTCGCGGTCGATCCCGCCACCGGCAGGAGCCGGGTGCTGTTCACCGAGAACGCCCCCAAGGGAAGCTGGGTAAACCTCTCCAGCAATTACCGTTTCCTCAAGGACGGCAGCCTCGTCTGGTGGTCCGAGCGGGACGGTTTCGGCCACCTTTACCGGTTCAGGGACGGCAAGTTCAGCCAGCTGACTTCGGGTCGCTGGGTCGTCACCGGCCTGGTCGGCGTGGATGAGGCGAAAGGGCGCATCTACTTCACCGGCACCAGGGACAGCGTGCTGGCCCCGCAGCTCTACGCGCTCGATCTCGCCAGGCCGGGCACGCCGGAGCGCCTGACCGACCCCGGCTTCGTCAATGCCGCCGTCGCCAGCGCGGATGCGACCCTGTTCTACGTCACCCGCTCTTCCTCCACGCAGCCCGCGCAGAGCTATGTCGCTGACGGCAGCGGCAAGCGCCTCGCCTGGGTGGAAGAGAACCGCGTCGAGGGCGCACACCCTTACGCGCCCTATCTGGCCGCGCACCGCGAAACCACGTTCGGCACGATCAAGGCCGATGACGGCTCCGACCTGCACTGGCTGATGATCACGCCGAAGATGGAGCCGGGCAAGCACTACCCGGTGTTCTTCGAACACTACGGCGGCCCCCACGCGCAGACGGTCTCGAAAGGCTGGCTGGGCGCGCTGCCGCAGGCGATCGTGGCGAAGGGCTACATCTACTTCCGCCTCGACAACCGCGGCAGCGCCAATCGCGGCGTCGCCTTCGAAAGCCAGATCCGCAACGCCATGGGCACGGTGGAAGTGGCCGACCAGCGCGCGGGCGCGAAGTACCTGAAGTCGCTGCCTTTCGTCGATCCGGCCAAGATCGCGACTTACGGCTGGTCCTATGGCGGCTACATGACGCTGAAGATGCTGGAGAGCGATCCCGGCCTCTATGCGGCGGGCATCTCGGGCGCGCCGGTGACCAAGTGGGAACTCTACGACACCAGCTATACCGAGCGTTACCTCGGCGATCCGCGCCAGCAGCCGGAGGTCTACCGCGCGGCGGATGCCATCGAGAACGCCCCGAAGATCGCCGATCCGCTGCTGCTGATGCACGGCATGGCCGATGACAACGTGGTGTTCGAGAACAGCACTGCCCTGATCGCGAAGATGCAGGCCTCGTCCACCCAGTTCGAGATGATGCTCTATCCGGGCCAGACCCATTCGGCGGTGCGCGGCAGCACCGCGCGGCACGTCTGGGAGACGATCTTTGCCTTCCTCGGCCGCCACGGTGTGAAGCCGGAGTAA
- a CDS encoding glycosyltransferase codes for MSAPIFFDPTGNRRVRVRRFGFFMLVLALAASAVFATTVATVPAPPPLPIAYEHAQPLPFRAQIGHLTRSARKFLFGRAAAPAPTPNAKPITVGFYTPWNDDSATSLQRHIDRLDWVAPANLSVDASGALKVETDARFERIVATALHRPLVMPVLQNTLDGDWQGPQTAALLANPARRHALEAQTLAYLDKTKAAGVMVDFETMPAASLPSLRLFLSELRAQLTPTHRLVSVTMPMDNPDWSTRAFAQAADRLVLMAYDEHWQGGTPGPIASNPWFVQKLQHALAGLPRGKAIVALGEYAYDWHDGKADALTVEEAWLSAHDSGTTPQYDPMSGNTGFSYVDGSRHDVWILDAAATWNQMKILSRLGVGDIALWRLGSEDPGFWSAVKAWHNGGQLPNLKPLVQAANVDVEGQGEILRVTATPQDGSRAVAFDKASGMVTSETYQVLPTPYVVKRTGALPKQVSLTFDDGPDPTWTPRILAILEQYHVPGTFFMVGENALTNRDLVKRIADDGDEIGNHSYTHPNMAEEAATGIGLELNATQRLIEATTGHSIRLFRAPYFGDAEPTTADELVPAVVAQEHGYTVVGLHVDPDDWQRPGVQHIIDSTIAQVESASPDRSENVILLHDGGGDRSQTVEALPVIIQRLRADGYTFVPTSKLAGLTHDQVMPKVDGVNLAAVRADIALFAVLAAILAGLNWTFFFAISLGVLRSVGLASLAAMLRRPRPVEAPEDTCQPLVTVIIPAYNEERVIEASVRRVLESDYRHLQVIVADDGSKDRTSAIVSGAFASNPRVELLTLVNGGKAAALNRALLQARGEIVVALDADTQFEVETISRLVRWFADPAIGAVAGNAKVGNRVNLVTRWQGVEYVTAQNLERRALTKLDAIMVVPGAVGAWRREALDDVGGYPEDTLAEDQDLTIAIQRKGWKVAYDEDAVAWTEAPESFHALSKQRFRWSFGTLQCLWKHRGTLRKGRPSGLAFIGMPQAWLFQIVFAVISPAIDLALLISIGGTALRISQHGWAQTQTDVLRMGAYWLGFTLVDLACGWVAYRLDPRKERFRPFLLLAQRFIYRQLMYSVVIRAVGAAFAGKGIGWGKLERTGRVNAGPAGTAAAPAAADRQAELETAP; via the coding sequence GTGTCTGCACCGATCTTCTTCGACCCCACCGGAAACCGCCGCGTCCGTGTCCGCAGGTTCGGGTTTTTCATGCTGGTGCTGGCGCTGGCCGCATCCGCCGTCTTCGCGACCACCGTGGCCACCGTGCCCGCGCCGCCGCCGCTGCCGATCGCCTACGAGCATGCCCAGCCGCTGCCCTTCCGCGCGCAGATCGGCCACCTGACCCGCAGCGCCCGCAAGTTCCTGTTCGGCCGCGCCGCCGCGCCTGCCCCTACCCCGAACGCCAAGCCGATCACCGTGGGCTTCTACACCCCGTGGAACGACGATAGCGCCACCTCGCTCCAGCGCCATATCGACCGGCTGGACTGGGTCGCCCCGGCCAATCTTTCCGTCGATGCCAGCGGCGCGCTGAAGGTGGAAACCGATGCGCGCTTCGAGCGCATCGTCGCCACCGCCCTGCACCGCCCGCTGGTGATGCCGGTGCTGCAGAACACTCTCGACGGCGACTGGCAGGGCCCGCAGACCGCCGCCCTGCTCGCCAATCCCGCGCGCCGCCATGCGCTGGAAGCGCAGACCCTCGCCTATCTCGACAAGACCAAGGCCGCCGGCGTCATGGTCGACTTCGAGACGATGCCCGCCGCCAGCCTGCCGAGCCTGCGCCTGTTCCTTTCCGAACTGCGCGCGCAGCTCACGCCCACCCACCGCCTCGTCTCGGTCACCATGCCGATGGACAACCCCGACTGGTCGACCCGCGCCTTCGCGCAGGCCGCCGACCGGCTGGTGCTGATGGCCTATGACGAGCACTGGCAGGGCGGCACCCCCGGCCCGATCGCCTCGAACCCGTGGTTCGTGCAGAAGCTCCAGCACGCGCTGGCGGGCCTGCCGCGCGGCAAGGCGATCGTGGCGCTGGGCGAATACGCCTACGACTGGCACGACGGCAAGGCCGATGCCCTCACCGTCGAGGAGGCCTGGCTCTCCGCGCATGACAGCGGCACGACCCCGCAATACGATCCGATGAGCGGCAACACCGGCTTCTCCTATGTCGACGGCAGCCGCCACGACGTGTGGATACTGGACGCGGCCGCCACCTGGAACCAGATGAAGATCCTCTCGCGCCTCGGCGTCGGCGATATCGCCCTGTGGCGCCTCGGTTCGGAAGACCCCGGCTTCTGGAGCGCGGTCAAGGCCTGGCATAACGGCGGCCAGCTGCCCAACCTCAAGCCGCTGGTGCAGGCCGCCAACGTCGACGTCGAGGGCCAGGGCGAGATCCTGCGCGTCACTGCCACCCCGCAAGACGGCAGCCGCGCCGTCGCCTTCGACAAGGCCAGCGGCATGGTGACTTCGGAAACCTATCAGGTCCTGCCCACGCCTTACGTGGTCAAGCGCACCGGCGCGCTTCCCAAGCAGGTCTCGCTGACCTTCGACGACGGCCCGGACCCGACCTGGACGCCCAGGATCCTCGCGATCCTCGAACAGTACCACGTCCCCGGCACCTTCTTCATGGTCGGCGAGAACGCGCTGACCAACCGCGACCTCGTCAAGCGCATCGCCGACGACGGCGACGAGATCGGCAACCACAGCTACACCCACCCCAACATGGCCGAGGAAGCCGCCACCGGGATCGGGCTGGAACTGAACGCCACCCAGCGCCTGATCGAGGCCACCACCGGCCATTCGATCCGCCTGTTCCGCGCGCCCTACTTCGGCGACGCCGAGCCGACCACCGCCGACGAACTGGTCCCCGCCGTTGTCGCGCAGGAGCACGGCTACACCGTGGTCGGCCTTCACGTCGATCCCGACGACTGGCAGCGCCCCGGCGTCCAGCACATCATCGACAGCACCATCGCGCAGGTGGAATCGGCCAGCCCCGACCGCAGCGAGAACGTGATCCTGCTGCACGACGGCGGCGGCGACCGTTCGCAGACGGTGGAGGCGCTGCCGGTCATCATCCAGCGCCTGCGCGCCGACGGCTATACTTTCGTGCCGACCTCGAAGCTGGCGGGGCTGACCCACGACCAGGTCATGCCCAAGGTGGACGGCGTCAACCTCGCCGCCGTGCGCGCCGACATCGCCCTTTTCGCGGTGCTGGCGGCGATCCTCGCCGGGCTCAACTGGACCTTCTTCTTTGCCATCTCGCTCGGCGTGCTGCGCTCGGTGGGCCTCGCCTCGCTCGCCGCCATGCTGCGCCGCCCGCGGCCGGTCGAGGCACCCGAGGACACCTGCCAGCCGCTCGTCACCGTCATCATCCCCGCCTACAACGAGGAGCGCGTGATCGAGGCCTCGGTGCGCCGGGTGCTGGAGAGCGACTATCGCCACTTGCAGGTGATCGTGGCCGACGACGGTTCGAAGGACCGCACCAGCGCCATCGTGTCCGGCGCCTTTGCCAGCAATCCGCGCGTCGAGCTGCTGACGCTGGTCAACGGGGGCAAGGCCGCCGCGCTCAACCGCGCGCTCCTGCAGGCACGGGGCGAGATCGTCGTCGCGCTCGACGCCGATACCCAGTTCGAGGTGGAGACGATCTCCCGCCTCGTGCGCTGGTTCGCCGATCCCGCCATCGGCGCGGTGGCGGGCAATGCCAAGGTCGGCAACCGCGTCAACCTCGTCACCCGCTGGCAGGGCGTGGAATATGTGACCGCGCAGAACCTCGAACGCCGCGCGCTGACCAAGCTCGACGCGATCATGGTGGTGCCCGGCGCGGTCGGGGCCTGGCGCCGCGAAGCGCTGGACGATGTCGGCGGCTATCCCGAAGACACCCTGGCCGAGGATCAGGACCTCACCATCGCCATCCAGCGCAAGGGCTGGAAGGTCGCCTACGACGAGGACGCGGTGGCCTGGACCGAGGCGCCGGAGAGCTTCCACGCGCTGTCGAAGCAGCGCTTCCGCTGGTCGTTCGGCACCCTCCAGTGCCTGTGGAAGCACCGCGGCACGCTGAGGAAGGGCCGCCCCTCGGGCCTCGCCTTCATCGGCATGCCGCAGGCCTGGCTGTTCCAGATCGTCTTTGCGGTGATCTCGCCCGCCATCGACCTTGCCCTGCTGATCTCGATCGGCGGCACGGCGCTGCGCATCTCGCAGCACGGCTGGGCCCAGACCCAGACCGACGTGCTGCGCATGGGCGCCTACTGGCTGGGCTTCACGCTGGTGGACCTTGCCTGCGGCTGGGTCGCCTACCGCCTCGACCCGCGCAAGGAGCGGTTCCGTCCCTTCCTGCTGCTGGCCCAGCGCTTCATCTACCGCCAGCTGATGTACAGCGTGGTGATCCGCGCGGTGGGCGCCGCCTTTGCCGGCAAGGGCATCGGCTGGGGCAAACTGGAACGCACCGGCCGCGTCAATGCGGGACCGGCGGGCACAGCGGCTGCGCCTGCGGCGGCGGACAGGCAGGCGGAACTGGAAACGGCGCCGTAA